GTCTCGCCGCGGCGGGACTCGATCGTGGGGCCGGGGAAGATCCCGTCGTACCCCCAGACCGTGGTGCGCAACCCGGGCAGGATCTCCACCTCGGCGGCGCGCTGGGTGATCTCGTAGTGGCCGGGTCGGACCGGCCGCAGCACGGGCGGCACCGGCAGCGGCACGGTGAACGGCTCGGGCAGTTTCGCCGCGCTGCGCAACAGGGTGCCCGCGCTGGACTCGGTCTCGGTGTTCGCGCCGCCGCTGGCGCAGCCCGCCACGAGCAGGCCGGCCGCGGTGACGCGGAACAGGTCGCGCCGGGACAGGTTCACCGGTTCCGCCTCCGCTGGTCGATCAGCACAGCGACGACTGCGCCCGCGGCGGCGAGCAGCTGCGGGCCGAAGCCGATCACGAACGTCCAGGGCGCGTCGACCTGACCGTCCTGCCCGGCGAGCCGTCCGACGAGTTCGCCGAAGACCAGAAAGCCCACCGCGAGGCCCGCGAACAGGCCGAGGATGGCGACACCCAGGGTTCTCATGCGAGCCGAAACTAGGCGGGCGCGCGCTGCCCGTCGTCCGTCCGCAGTCGATCGCGGTGTCAACATCCGGCGACTGTGCGCGGGCCCGGACCTGGCTATTCTCGGGACGTGAGCGAGCGAAAGCGGGTGCTCGCCGACGCCGCTCTGGGGGTCGCGACCTCCACCGTGGTGGCCGTCGCCATCGCGATGGACCTCGGCGGCGCACGGGCGCCCGACCCGGTGGCGTACCTGTTCGCGGTGTGCCTCGGCGCGCTGATGCTCGTGCGCCGCCGGTTCCCGGTGCTGGCGCTGGCCGCGACCGCCGCCGGGCTGCTCGCCTACCACGCGGCCGGCTACCCGCCGGTGGGGCTGGCGCTGCCCGTCGCGGCCGCCCTGTTCTCCGCGGCCGAGGCCGGCCGGGCACGCGTCGCGGCGGCGACGGCGGCGGCGTTGGTGCTGGTCAGCACGTTCTTCCGGTTGCGACAGGGGGAGAGCCCGGATTACCTGCTCGGGTTCGAGCTCGCCTCGACGGTGGGGCTGATGCTGAGCGCGATCGCGCTGGGGGCGTTGCGTGCCGAGCAACGCCGCACCGCGCGGCAGGCCGCGGTGGAACGGGAGTGGGAGGCACGGCGGCGGGTCGAGGAGGAACGCCTGCGCATCGCGCGGGACCTGCACGACGCCGTCGGGCACACGCTGGCGGTGGTGTCGGTGCAGGCCAGCGTCGCCGCCGAGGCGCTGGACGACGACCCGGACGCTGCCCGGTCCGCCCTGGCGACCCTCCGGCTGGCCGCCGACGAAGCCGTCCACGACCTGCGGACCACGCTCGGGCTGCTGACCGACGACACCGGCCGCGCCCCGGCGGGCAGCCTGCGTCACCTCGACGCGCTGGTGACCGCGACCGTCCGAAGTGGTCTGGAGGTGACCGTGTCGACCGAGGGCGAGCCGGTCGCGTTGCCCGCGGCCGTGGACACCACGGCGTACCGGATCGTGCAGGAGGCGCTGACCAACTGCCTCCGCCACGCCCGGGCGAGCAAGGCGGAGGTGCGGCTGCGCTACGAACCGGGCCTGCTGCGGATCCAGGTCCGCGACGACGGCGCCGGCGCCGAGCTGCCCGCCCGCGGCGGCCGCGGCCTGGACGGCATGCGGGACCGCGCCGTGCTGCTCGGCGGTTCGGTGACGCTGGAGTCCCGCCCTGGCGCGGGTTTCCAGGTCGACGCGAGCCTGCCGGTGGAGCCGCGATGATCCGCGTCGCGCTTGTCGACGACCAGCACCTGATGCGGGCCGGTCTGTCCGCGTTGCTCGCCCGCGCCGACGACATCACCGTCGTGGGCGAGGCCGCCGACGGCGCGGAGGCGGTGACGCTCGCCCTGACCGCGCGGCCGGACGTCGTGCTTATGGACATCCGCATGCCCGGCGTGGACGGCATCGAGGCCACGCGGCGCATCGTCGCCGACCCGCGGTTGCGCGCCGTGCGGGTCGTTGTCCTGACCACGTTCGACACCGACGAGCACATCCTGGACGCGATCCGAGCCGGCGCGTCGGGGTTCCTGCTGAAGAACACCGAGCCGGACGACCTGCGGGCGGCGGTGCGAACGGTCGCCGCCGGTGATGCGCTGCTGGCGCCGTCGGTCACCCGGCGCGTGATGGCGGCGGTGGCGCACGGGCACCGCACCGACCCGGCGCGGCTGGCGCGCCTGACCGAGCGGGAACGGGAACTGCTCGCCGAGGTCGCCGCGGGCCGGTCCAACGACGAGATCGCCGGGCGGCTGTTCCTCAGCCCGGCCACGACCCGCACCTACGTGAGCCGGTTGCTGTCCAAACTGGACGCGCGCGACCGCGCCCAGCTGGTGCACATCGCCTACGAATCCGGCCTGGTCCGCCCCGGCGACCCCGGCCGGTGAGCGCAGCCGCGCCACCCCGGCGCGGCGACTCCGGTCAGCACCACGTCCACCACCTGCTCCGCCAGGTGGTCGGTGACCGGCAGGTGTCCGAAGAGGACCCGGTAGTAGGTGGTCGAGGCGAGCATGTCGAGCACGAGGTCGAAGTCGAGGTCCGGGTCGAGGTCGCCGCGCTCGACGCCGCGGCGCAGGGCTTCCGCCGTGGAGCTCCGTCGCGTGTGGAAGTAGTCGCGCAGGAACACCTCCGCCAGTTCCGGATCGTCGGCGAGGTCGGCGACCAGCGCGGGCAGCACCCGCCGTCCGATCCTGGTCGTGAAGGCCTCGCTGAGCGTCCCGATCCCCGCGACCAGGTCGCAGCGCGTGCACCCGGTGTCCGGCGTCGGCACCGCGCCGACCGTCGCCACCAGCGCGTCGACCACCAGGTGCGGACGCCCCCGCCAGCGGCGGCGTAGCGCGGGTTTGCTCGTGCCCGCCCTGGTCGCCACCGCCTCCAGGGTGAGCGCCGCGTAGCCCACCTCGTTCAGCAGGTCCACCGTCGCTTCGCGGACGGCTCCGTCGATGCGCTCGTCGCGTGGCCGGCCGGCCCGGGTGCTCGTCACAGCCCCCACCCTAGCACTTCCATTTCGTTCCGATACGGAACATAATTGCCGCCATGACCCTCTCCTCGACTTCCGAGGGTGTGCTCTCGCCCCGCTACCGGGCCCGCACCGTCGGCATCGTGCTCACCGTCGGACTGGTCGCGCTCGAATCCCTCGGGGTGGCGACCATCCTCCCGGACGTCTCCCGCCTGCTCGGCGGCCTCGGCTCCTACGGCTGGGCGCTGGCCGCGCTGATGCTCGCCAACATCGTCGGCACCGTCCTCGCCGGTCACGCCGCCGACCGCGGTGGGCCGGCCCGTCCGCTGGCCACCGGGCTGGTCGCGTTCGCGCTCGGCAGCGCACTGGCCGGTCTCGCCCCGTCGTGGCCGGTGTTCCTGCTCGGCCGGTTCGCGCAGGGCCTCGGGGTCGGCGCGGTGATGGCGATGGCCTACACGCTGATCGGGCTGGTCTACCCCGAACGGCTGCGTGCCCGCATGTTCGCGCTGCTGTCCTCGGCCTGGACGATCCCGTCGCTGGTCGGCCCGGTCGTCGCGGCGGCGGTGGCGAGTTCGGCGGGCTGGCGGTGGGTGTTCCTGGCCATGGTCCCGCTCGCCGGGGTCGCGGCCTGGTGCACGCTCCCCGGACTGGCGCGGCCGGCGCCCACGACCCCGGAATCCTCCCGGTGGCGGCCGCTCGTCAGCAGCGTCGCGCTCGCCGCGGGGACCGCGATCCTGTTGGCCGCACTGGAACTCCACACCGTCGCGGTGCTGGTTCCGCTCGCCGCCGCCGGGTTCGTCCTCGCCGTCCTGGCACTGCGGCAGGTCACCCCGGCAGGCACGCTCGTCGTGCGGCGCGGGGTCCCCGCCGGGGTGGTCGTGCGGTTCCTGCTGTGCGCGGTGTACTTCGGCTCCGAGGCGTTCCTGCCGCTGGGGTTGACCGAACTGCGGCACGTGAGCGCCTTCGAAGCCGGGCTGGGCCTGTCGGCCGGGGCGCTGAGCTGGGTGGCCGGCTCGGCGGCGCAGGCGAAGTGGGACCGCAACCGTCGGATGGCGGTGGGTCTGGGTTTCGCGGTCCTGGTGGCCGGGGTGGCGGTACTGGCCTACGGCGTGCTCGTCGGCCCGGGGCTGCTCGCGGTGCTCGGCTGGGTGATCGGCGGGGCAGGCATGGGTGTCGCGTTCAACGCCGCCACCACCGAGACCCTCGGTCGCGCCCCGGACGGGCAGCAGGGCTCGGTCAGCGCGGCGCTCCAGCTGGCGCAGACCCTGGCCACCGCTGTCGCGAGTGGACTCGGTGGCGCGCTCATCGCGGCGGAAGGCGCGGCACCGGCGGCATTCCTCGCGGTCTTCGCCGGAACCGCGGCACTCGGCCTCGCTGGTGTCCTCACGGCACAGCGGATCACCGTGTGACACAGATCTCCCCCGCCCGGAGCTTGCCGAGGCCATCACCGCTGTATTAGCACTCTTAGCAGGAGAGTGCTAATTGCATAGACGGTCCGAGGAGGCAGCTTGAGCAGCGCGCACCGCCCCGCGTGGAAAGCCCGATCTGTTTCGCACGCCGCCGTGCGACGGGACGACCCCGACCGCCCGCTCCGCGTGGCGATGGTCGTCCCGCCCTACTTCGACGTTCCTCCGAAGGCCTACGGCGGGGTCGAGGCGGTCGTGGCCGACCTCGCGGACGCCCTCGTCGACCGCGGGCACCACGTCACCCTGATCGGCGCGGGCCGTCCCGGCACGAAGGCGCGGTTCGTCCCGGTGTGGGACCGCACCGTGCCGGAGCTGCTCGGCGAGCCCTACCCGGAGGTCATGCACGCCATCGCCGCGCGCCGGGCCGTGCAGCGGCTCGCCGCGGCCGAGGGCGTCGACGTCGTGCACGACCACTCGCTGGCCGGCCCGCTCAACGCCCCCGCCTACGGCGTGCCGACCGTGGTGACCGTGCACGGTCCGGTCGGCGAGGACATGGCGCGCTACTACACCGAACTGGGCGACGACGTGCACCTGGTGGCGATTAGCGACCGGCAGCGCGAGCTGGCGCCCGGCCTGAACTGGATCGGCACCGTCCACAACGCACTGCGGCTGGCCGACTGGCCGTTCCAGTCCGAAAAGGACGACTACGCGTTGTTCCTCGGCCGGTTCCACCCGGACAAGGCGCCGCACCTCGCGCTGGAGGCCGCGCACCGCGCCGGGCTGCGGCTGGTCCTGGCCGGCAAGTGCGCCGAGCCGATCGAGAAGGAGTACTTCGAGCGGGAGGTCCGGCCGCGGCTCACCGACAACGACCACGTGTTCGGCGTCGCCGACGCGACCGCGAAGCGCGAGCTGCTCGCCAAGGCCCGCTGCCTGCTCTTCCCCATCCAGTGGGAGGAGCCGTTCGGGATGGTCATGATCGAGGCGATGGCGTGCGGCACGCCGGTGGTGGCGCTGCGGTCCGGCGCGGTGCCGGAGGTCGTCGTCGACGGCGTCACCGGCCTGGTGCGCGACGACCCGGCCGACCTGGTGCAGGCGCTGCACGACGTCCGCCACCTCGACCCGGCCAAGTGCCGCGCGCACGTCGCCGAGCACTTCGACGTCGGCGGGCTGGGCGCGGGCTACGAGGCCGCGTACCGGCGGGCGGTCGAGGTCAGCAGGCTGCGGCGCGACTACGCGGCCCTGGACTCGGCGCTCGACCGCGCCTACGACCAGATGGACAACGACGGACCCACCCTGCAGCCATCCGGAGGGCGGCCATGACGCCGGAGGCGTTCAACGCGGGCGAGCCGGTGCCCGTGACCAGCGCGGGCGGCACGGTCACGCTCGTCGAAGGCAGCACGTTCTGCCTGTCCGGCACGAACGGCGACATCCAGCCGGGCACCTCGCACGGCCTGTTCTTCCGGGACGCGCGGCTGGTCTCGCGGTGGGAGCTGCGGCTGGACGGGCAGTCCCCGCACCCGCTGTCGGTCATCTCGCCGGAGGCGTTCGCGGCGCAGTTCGTGCTGCGCCGCAACCCCAAGCCGGGCCAGGCCGACAGCACGCTGCTGCTGGTGCGGGAGCGGCTGGTCGGCGACGGTCTGCGGGAGACGATCACGCTGCGGAACCTGGGGCGGGAGAACACCGTCGCGACGCTGACCCTGCACGTCGACGCGGACTTCTCGGACCTGTTCGCGGTGAAGGAGGGCCGCCCCGCGCACGGCGGGGCGGACGCCACCGTGGCCGGCTCGGAACTGTTGCTGCGCGACCGGTCCGACGGCTCGCGCGGGCTGTCGGTGAGCGCCACCGCGGACCCGCTGGCCGCGCCCGGCGTGCTGAACTGGCGCGTCGTCGTGCCTGCCCGCGGCGAATGGTCGACCGAGATCGTGGTGCAGCCGACCGTCGGGAACCGGCGGGTGCGGCCACAGTTCGACCGCGGCGAGGAGGTCGAGGCGAGCGGGCCGGCGCGCAAGATCCGCGCATGGCGCGACGTGAGCACGATGATCGCGGCTGACGACCCGGTGCTCACGCAGGTGCTGCAGCGCACGGAAAGCGATCTCGGCGCGTTGCAGATCCACGACAGCAGCCAGGACGGACGGCCGTTCGTCGCGGCAGGCGCGCCCTGGTTCATGACGTTGTTCGGCCGGGACAGCCTGCTCACCGCGTGGATGGCGCTGCCACTGGACGTCGGGCTCGCGCTGGGCACGCTGGAGACGCTGGCGGAGCTGCAGGGCAAGCGTGTCGACCCGTTGACCGAGGAGGAGCCCGGCCGGATCCTGCACGAGCTGCGGCTCGGGCCGGACAGCGACCAGGTGCTCGGCGGCAGCCACTACTACGGCACGGTGGACGCGTCGCCGCTGTTCGTCATGCTGCTGGCCGAGTGCTGGCGCTGGGGCGCGGGCGAGACGGCGGTGCGGGCGCTGCTCCCGGCCGCCGACGCCGCACTGGAGTGGCTGGAACGCTACGGCGACCGGGACGGCGACGGGTTCGTCGAGTACCGGCGGGCGACCGACCGTGGCCTGCTCAACCAGGGCTGGAAGGACAGCTTCGACGGCATCAACGACGCTGCCGGGCGGCTGGCGACCACGCCGATCGCGTTGTGCGAGGTGCAGGGCTACGCCTACGCGGCCTGGTTGGCACGCGCCGAACTGGCCGACGCGTTCAACGACCCGGCCACCTCGGCGCGCTGCCGGGAGCGGGCCGAGCGGTTGCGGGAGCGGTTCGCCGAGGCGTTCTGGCTGCCGGACCAGGGCTGGTACGCCGTCGCGCTGGACGGCCGCAAGCAGCCGCTCGACGCGCTGACCAGCAACACCGCGCACTGCCTGTGGTCGGGCATCGCGACCGACGAGCACGCCGCGGTGCTGATCGAGCGGCTCAGCAGGCCGGAGATGGACACCGGCTACGGGCTGCGGACGCTGTCCTCGGCGATGGGCGCGTACAACCCGATGAGCTACCACAACGGCTCGGTGTGGCCGCACGACACGGCGATCGCGGTGGCCGGGCTGTTGCGGTACGCGCACCTGCCGGGCGCGGTGGACCTGGCGCAGCGGCTGGCGACCGGGCTGCTCGACGCGGCGGCCTCGTTCGGCGGACGGCTGCCCGAGCTGTTCTGCGGGTTCTCGCGGTCGGAGTTCAGCCCGCCGATCCCCTACCCGACGTCGTGTTCGCCGCAGGCTTGGGCGAGTGCGGCGCCGTTGCTGCTGGTGCGGTCGTTCCTCGGGCTCGAACCGCACGTGCCTCAGCAGCGGCTGGTGGTCCGCCCGCACCTGCCGGGCCAGTGGGGCCGGGTGCGGTTGTCGGACCTGCGGCTCGGTGAGCTGACCGTGCATGTCGAGGCAGATCACGAAGTGGCCAAGGTTCGGGGGCTGCCGGAAGGCTGGGACCTGCGCCTGGCTGGGTGAAAGCGGTTCCGGGGTGATCTGCGTCGCACACGGCGGGGTTGATTCCTTAGGTTAGCCTTGCTTGACTTGGCGCAATTTGTCGCAGTTCCTTCGAAAGGGTGTTGCCATGTCTCGCAGGGTTCGCCTGCCCGGACTCCGCTCACTCGTGGCCGCTTCGGTCGCGGGTGTGCTCGGCCTCGGGCTCGTGGCGTGTGGCAATGTGCAGGATTCGTCGACGCAGACGGCGTCCTCAGCGAGTGCCGACGCGTCGGCCTTCCCGGTGAGCATCACGCACAAGTTCGGCACCACGACGATCGAGAAGGCGCCGCAGCGCGTCGTCGTGATCGGCACGTCGACCGACGACCTCGACGCGGCCGTCGCGCTCGGCGTCACGCCGGTCGCGTTCTTCAACAAGTCCGGGATGGACGGTGTGCCGTCCTGGCTGCAGGGCAAGGTCGACCCGGCCAAGACGCAGATCGTCAACGCGGCGAGCGGTGTCAACGCCGAACAGGTCGGGGCGCTCACGCCGGACCTGATCCTCGCGACCGCGGACTACGGCCTCGAAGAGGAGTACGCGAACCTGTCCAAGATCGCGCCGACGATCGGCTACGCGACCGAGTGGGGTTCGCAGAGCTGGCAGGAACACCTCGACGTGGTCGCGCAGGCGCTCGGCAAGACCGCACAGGCGAAGCAGGTCGAGACGAGCACCCAGGGCGCGATCGACCAGCTGAAGGCGCAGTACCCGAACGCGGCGGGCAAGACGTTCACCGCGTCGGTCGGCAACACCGCGGGCAAGATGTTCACGCTGGTGTCGCAGAAGGACTTCGCGGTGCAGCTCGTGGAGTCGCTCGGCCTGAAGCTGAGCCCGACGGTGACGGACGCCGCGCAGACCGACGCGGGCAGCCCGACCGGTTCGCTGACCCCGGAGCAGTACGACAAGCTCGCCGCGGACCTGGTGATCGTCGCCTACACCTCGCCGGACCACCAGACGGCGTTCGAGAGCAACCAGCTGGTGGCCCCCATCAAGGCAGGCAACTACCTGGTGGTCGACATGGAGACGATCTCGGCGCTGCGTGCTCCCACGGTGCTGGACATTCCGTGGGTGCTGGAGAAGTTGAAGCCTGGGTTGGCGAAGCTGGGTTGATCTTTGCTTCGAAGGAGCCCTCCCCCTTTGGGAGGGCTCCTTTTGTTGCCTACTTCCTGTCCACAGGCCGGCAACGAAAAGCAACCACCCCACGAGCCATCCCCCTCCCGCAACCCGATCCCCAGCCAAATCGGTTGCCGAGCCACCGGGTCAAGGCACGCTTTCCCGCCTTGACGCGGTGTCTCGGCAACCGAACACTGAGAGATCGGGTTCGGGAGGGGCAATCCGGGCGTAGCGAAGCGAAGCCGGCGCCCGAGAAACCCGCGTAGCGCCAGCGCCCCGAATCACAACTGCGCGTTCAAGTCCTCCTCGGAGAGCGCGTCCACCTCCAGGTAGATCTCCGCCACCTGCTCCAGGCGCCCGGGCACCGCCTGGTCCGCCACCAAGCGCGTCGCCATCGCGCCCACCGTCAGCGCCGAAAACAGCGTCCGCACAGTCACTTCCGACGTGTCCAACGCCTCCCGCAGGCGGCCGACGATCATCGTCGCCAGGACGGAGTCTCCGCCGAGCGCGAAGAACGGGTCGTCGCGGCCTACGCGTTCCACTCCGAGCACCTCGGCCCACACCTTGGCCAGCACCTGCTCCAACGGCGTCTCCGGCGCGACATAACTGTCCGCCGACGCCTGCCAGTGCGCCGCCACCGCGCGGCGGTCCACCTTGCCGTTCGCGGTCAGCGGCAGGGCGTCCAGCACCACCACGCGAGCCGGGACCATGTGCGGCGGCAACAACGTTCGCACGAACTCCCGGACCTCGTCGCCGTCGACCGCACCGCCGACGGCCGCCACGAGCTGGTTGCCCGCCACGCCCGCGACGCCCCGGTGCACCCCGGGGAACTCGGCCAGCGCCGCCTCGACCTCGCCCAGCTCGATGCGCACACCGCGCACCTTCACCTGGAAGTCCCGGCGCCCCAGGAACTCCAGCGTGCCGTCCGGCCAGTACCGCGCCAAATCGCCCGTGCGGTACCAGCGGCGGCCTTCGTGCTCCACGAACCGGTCCGCGGTCCGCTCCGGATCCGCCCGGTACCCGTGGGCGACCCCGTCGCCGCCGATCCACAGCTCCCCCGCGACCCAGTCCGGACAGTCCCGGCCCCGCACGTCCACCACCCGGCACACCACGTTGCGCAGCGGTGTCCCATACGGCACCGAACGCCACGACGACGGCACCCCGTGCACCTCGCACACCGTCGAATGGATCGCCGTCTCCGTGGTGCCGCCGAGCCCGGCGAACCGGCACCGCGGCGCCTGCTCCGCCACCCGGCCGGGCAGGTCCGTGCCCACCCAGTCACCGCCCAGCAACACCGTCCGCAACCCGCTCAGCTCACCCGGCCGGGCCGCGGACAGCAGCATGTCCAGCAGCGCAGGCACGCAGTTGACCAGCGTGACCCGGCGCGACGCGGCCAGCTCGACCCACTGCCGGGCCTCCTTGCGGTCGCCCTCCTCGACCAGCACGACCGCGCCGCCCGCCGACAGCAGGCCGAAGACGTCGTACACGGACAGGTCGAAGTCCAGCGCGGACACCGCGAGGCACCGGTCGTCGGCACCCACCGAGAACCGCTCGTTGAGGTCGTCGATCGTGTTCATCGCCGCCCGGTGCGGCACCTCCACACCCTTCGGCTCCCCCGTCGAACCGGACGTGAACAGCACGTACGCGATCTGCTCGTCGTCCACCCGCACCGGCTCGGCGAGCGGCTCGGCCGCCTCCTCGGCGGAGGTCAGCACGTGCGAGAACCCGGCGATCCGCCGGATCCGCTCCGCCCGCGCCGCCGGCTGGTCCACACCGATCGGCACGTACCCGGCGCCCGCGGCCAGCACGCCGAGCACCGCGGCGATCTGGTCCGGCCCCTTCGGCAGGCTCACGCCGACCAGGTCACCGGGCACAACACCCTTGTCCTGCAACGACTTCGCGATCCGCAGCGCCCGGTCCCGCAAAGCGCAGTAGCTGAGTACTCCATCCGTGCCCCACAGCAGCGCGGGCGCGTCCGGCTGCGCGACGGCACGCTCGAAGAACCCATCCTGCAGCAACCGCCCGCTGCGCGGCCCCTCCGTCGTGTTGACCCGCGCCCGCACCTCGGCCTGTTCCCGCGGCAACGCGCCGCCGACCGGCTGCTCCCACGCGTCGTCCCGCTGGCCGAGCCGGGTGATCAGGTCCTGGAACGCGGCGAACATCGCGTCGATCATCCCGGCCGGGAAGGCGTTCTCCCGCACGTCCCAGTTGATCAGCAGGCCCTCGTTGACCTCGGTGACCTGCGCGTCCAGCAGCACCTGCGGCCCCTGCGAGATGATCCACACCGCCTCGCCGAAACACCGCCGCACGCGTGCGTCGAACAGCTCGCCCAGGTTCAGCGCACTGGTGAACACGACGGGCGCAAGCACCTGCTCACCGTGGTGCCGGGACAGTTCCCGCAGCACCTCGACACCCGAGTACGCGGCGTGCTCCGCGTCGGCGTGCATCCGGTCCTGCAACGCCTTCGCATGCTCCACGAAGGACGCCTCGGTCGAGAAGTCGACTTCCAGCAGCACCGAGCTGGTGAAGTCGCCGACCAGCTTGTCGACGTCCGGGTGGGTGCTCTGCCGGTCGAACATCGGCAGGTTCATCAGGAACCGCGGCTGCGCGCTCCACGACGACAGGGTCTCCGCGAACGCGGCCGCGACGACCATCGCCGGGGTCAGGCCGTGCTCGTGCGCCCGGGCGCCAAGTCGCTTGCGGTCCTCCGGTGCCAGCCAGTGGTGCCGACGGGTGACGCGGGTGGCGTCGGCGCGCTCGGATTCCGGCACCAGCGGCAGGTCCGGCGCGCCCGGCAGCTCGGGAATCCGCCGCTGCCACCACTCGCGGGCCTTCTCCTGCTCGGCCTGGCGGGTCACCTCGCGTTCGGCCAGGTAGCGCGGGTAGCTGTAGGCGATCGGCTCCAGTTCGGCGTCCGGCTCGTCGTAGAACCGCGCGAGGTCCGACAGCAGGACGCGGTAGCTCAACGCGTCCGCCGCGAGCATGTCCACATCGACGTGCAGCCGCGCCCGGTCGCCGGACCGTCGGCTGAGCTGGATCTTGAACACCTCGCCGTTCGCCACGTCCAGGCGCGCGTGCGACGACGCGTCCCGCAACTCGGCAAGGCGACGCGTCTCGGCCTCTTCGTCGAGGTCACGCAGGTCGTGCACGAGCAGCGACGGCTGGGCGCGCTCAGGCAGGATCCGCTGGCGGCCGTCGTCGAGGAAGGCGGCGCGCAGCATCCCGTGCCGGGCGACGAGTTTCCGCACCGCCACGTCGAGGCGCTGCGGGTCGAGGTCCGGGCCGTCGAACTCGACGTAGAGGTGCGCGGCGACCGAGCCGAGCGTGGTCTCCTCGTCGCGGCCGATCCAGTACGCGTGCTGCATCAACGCGAGCGGGAACGGCTCGGTCTCGTCGACCTCGACGGTCACCTCCGGCTCGGGCGCGACCCCGGCCGCGGTGGCCAGGATCTCCCGCCACCCGGCCAGGGTCGGGTTCTTGGCCAGCTTCGCGAAGCCGACCTTGATGCCCTGCTTGCGCCACTTGTTCGCGACCTGCATGAGCTGGATCGAGTCGAGGCCCCACTCGATGAGGCTGTCGTTCTCGGACAGCTCCGCCGCCTCGGGCCCCAGCAGGTCGGTGACCTCGCGCAGGAGCTCTCCCACCGTCGGCTGCTGACTCACCACGTGCCCAGCTCCTCTTCGAACTCGTCGATGTCTTCTTCGGAAACGTCCGCCAGCGCGGTGTCCGCCGCGGTCGGCGCGCTGCTCAGCGCCTTGCGGAACAGCTCGGTCAGCTCGGGCAGCGCCGGCCCGGTGATCGCGACGCGCAACTGCCCGTCGACGCTGACCGCGTTGACCTCCATCGCCCACTGCGCGGCGCGTGGCGGCACCCGCAGCATCGGGGCCTCCGGCGCGACCGACCACGGCTCGCCGGTCCCGCTCGGCAGGCGGCCGAGGTAGTTGACGACGATCGTCGGCTCCGGCAGGCCCAGCGGGCGCAGCAGTCCGTAGCCGAGACCGTGGTCGGGCAGGCTCTCCAGCTGCTCGCGAACATCCCGCAAGCGCGTGCCGGGCCGCAGCCGGAGCGGGAAGATCGTGGTGAACCAGCCGACCGTGGCCGACAGGTCGGCCCCGAGCTGTTCCTCCCGGCCGTGCCCCTCGACGGCGATCACCGCGTCGCCGCGGCCGCGCCAGGTTTCCAGCGCCTCGGCGAACGCGCTGATCAGCAGCTCCTGCACCCCGGCCTGTTCGGCGCTCTCGGGCAGCGGCACGGCGAACCCGGTCTCGTGCCGTTCGCCGCCGGGTTCGAGCACCGGGTCGGCGCCGTCCAGGATTCCGTGCCACAGCCCGGTTTCCGCGCTGCGGTCCTGCGCGGCGAGCAGTTCGCTCCAGCGCCGGAACGACGTGCCGGTGCGCACGAGTTCCTTTCCGGCCCATGCTTCGGCGAGGTCGTCCATGATGATCCGCCACGAGACCCCGTCCACGACGAGGTGGTCG
The window above is part of the Amycolatopsis thermoflava N1165 genome. Proteins encoded here:
- a CDS encoding sensor histidine kinase, with translation MSERKRVLADAALGVATSTVVAVAIAMDLGGARAPDPVAYLFAVCLGALMLVRRRFPVLALAATAAGLLAYHAAGYPPVGLALPVAAALFSAAEAGRARVAAATAAALVLVSTFFRLRQGESPDYLLGFELASTVGLMLSAIALGALRAEQRRTARQAAVEREWEARRRVEEERLRIARDLHDAVGHTLAVVSVQASVAAEALDDDPDAARSALATLRLAADEAVHDLRTTLGLLTDDTGRAPAGSLRHLDALVTATVRSGLEVTVSTEGEPVALPAAVDTTAYRIVQEALTNCLRHARASKAEVRLRYEPGLLRIQVRDDGAGAELPARGGRGLDGMRDRAVLLGGSVTLESRPGAGFQVDASLPVEPR
- a CDS encoding MFS transporter, whose product is MTLSSTSEGVLSPRYRARTVGIVLTVGLVALESLGVATILPDVSRLLGGLGSYGWALAALMLANIVGTVLAGHAADRGGPARPLATGLVAFALGSALAGLAPSWPVFLLGRFAQGLGVGAVMAMAYTLIGLVYPERLRARMFALLSSAWTIPSLVGPVVAAAVASSAGWRWVFLAMVPLAGVAAWCTLPGLARPAPTTPESSRWRPLVSSVALAAGTAILLAALELHTVAVLVPLAAAGFVLAVLALRQVTPAGTLVVRRGVPAGVVVRFLLCAVYFGSEAFLPLGLTELRHVSAFEAGLGLSAGALSWVAGSAAQAKWDRNRRMAVGLGFAVLVAGVAVLAYGVLVGPGLLAVLGWVIGGAGMGVAFNAATTETLGRAPDGQQGSVSAALQLAQTLATAVASGLGGALIAAEGAAPAAFLAVFAGTAALGLAGVLTAQRITV
- a CDS encoding response regulator, yielding MIRVALVDDQHLMRAGLSALLARADDITVVGEAADGAEAVTLALTARPDVVLMDIRMPGVDGIEATRRIVADPRLRAVRVVVLTTFDTDEHILDAIRAGASGFLLKNTEPDDLRAAVRTVAAGDALLAPSVTRRVMAAVAHGHRTDPARLARLTERERELLAEVAAGRSNDEIAGRLFLSPATTRTYVSRLLSKLDARDRAQLVHIAYESGLVRPGDPGR
- a CDS encoding DUF5957 family protein, which translates into the protein MRTLGVAILGLFAGLAVGFLVFGELVGRLAGQDGQVDAPWTFVIGFGPQLLAAAGAVVAVLIDQRRRNR
- a CDS encoding glycosyltransferase family 4 protein; protein product: MRRDDPDRPLRVAMVVPPYFDVPPKAYGGVEAVVADLADALVDRGHHVTLIGAGRPGTKARFVPVWDRTVPELLGEPYPEVMHAIAARRAVQRLAAAEGVDVVHDHSLAGPLNAPAYGVPTVVTVHGPVGEDMARYYTELGDDVHLVAISDRQRELAPGLNWIGTVHNALRLADWPFQSEKDDYALFLGRFHPDKAPHLALEAAHRAGLRLVLAGKCAEPIEKEYFEREVRPRLTDNDHVFGVADATAKRELLAKARCLLFPIQWEEPFGMVMIEAMACGTPVVALRSGAVPEVVVDGVTGLVRDDPADLVQALHDVRHLDPAKCRAHVAEHFDVGGLGAGYEAAYRRAVEVSRLRRDYAALDSALDRAYDQMDNDGPTLQPSGGRP
- a CDS encoding TetR/AcrR family transcriptional regulator, with translation MTSTRAGRPRDERIDGAVREATVDLLNEVGYAALTLEAVATRAGTSKPALRRRWRGRPHLVVDALVATVGAVPTPDTGCTRCDLVAGIGTLSEAFTTRIGRRVLPALVADLADDPELAEVFLRDYFHTRRSSTAEALRRGVERGDLDPDLDFDLVLDMLASTTYYRVLFGHLPVTDHLAEQVVDVVLTGVAAPGWRGCAHRPGSPGRTRPDS